TATTTTCCATGATGGCATGCTAGACCAAGCTCGCCTTGAAAAATTAGTGGCGGTAGTAGGCAAAGAAAAATTAGTCATCGATTTGAGCTGTCGTAAGCGCGACGACAAATGGTTTGTCGTAACCGATAAGTGGACGAAATTTAGTGATTTTGAAGTAAACGCCGAATCGATTAAACAAATCGAAAACTACTGCGATGAATTATTGATTCACGCAGTTGACGTAGAAGGTAAACGTAGTGGTATGCAAGAAGAATTGGTGCGTGATTTAGCCGCGTGGACGTCAATTCCGACAACGTATGCAGGCGGTGTGCGTTCACTTGACGATTTGAAAAAATTCGAGCTGATTGCTGATGGAAAATTACATGTCACAATCGGCAGTGCGTTATCCATTTTTGGTGGGGATTTAGATTATCATACAGTTGTAGCGTATTGCAAATAATAAAAAGACGACGAGCTTGAAGTGACCCCTAAAAGTTAGACACGGTTATTTCATCTAGGCAGCTTGAGTAAACTGAGTTCGGTATTCTACCGGACTCAGTTTTAATTTTGCCTTGATTCGTTTTGTATTGTAACTCATGTATTTTTCTAGCTCTTCTTTAAACTGTTCGACATTTTCAAATTCCTTCAAGTAAAGAAATTCTGATTTCATAATGCCAAAGAAGTTTTCCATTACGGAATTATCGTGACAATTCCCTTTACGAGACATACTCTGCACAATTCCTCGTGCTTGAAGCGTATGACGATACTGTTTCATTTGATAATGCCAACCTTGGTCAGAATGCATCAGGAGCTGGTGTTCCTCTGGCAAGTGTTCTAACGCCCTCTCCAACATCTCCGAAACCAAAGTATACGTTGGTCTTGAGCCAATTGTATACGTGATGATTTCGCCATTAAATAAGTCTAATACAGGCGATAAATAAAGCTTTTCGCCAAACAATTTAAACTCTGTAATGTCTGTTACCCACTTTTCATTTGGCGCTTCAGCTATAAAGTTACGTTCTAAAATGTTTGGCGCAATTTTACCTACTGTCCCTTTATACGACTTATATTTTTTCATACGCACGATGCATTTTAAACCGAGCGCTTTCATGAGTCGCTGTACTTTCTTATGATTCACTTTTTGCCCACGATTCGCTAGCTCATCACGAATACGACGATAGCCATACCGACCTTCGTGTTCGTTATAAATCGCTTGAATTTCTACTTTTAGCTCGGCGTCTGGATCCGGTCGATTTATCTTCTTCACTAAATCGTAGTACGTGCTACGTGGAATTTCTGCGAATGCCACAAGCGCCTTCACCGAGTATTTATGCCTTAATTCATAGATGACCTTTACTTTGTCTTCTTTGGTGATGTTTCCTTGGCTTGAACTAAGGCGTTCAACTTTTTTAAATACTCGTTTTCCATACGTAGACGGTCGATTTCAGCTTGAAGCGCTTCTGGTGAGCCTTCTACTGGTGCTTGTTTTGGTTGTTTCTTTGTTTCTTTTTTCATGGATGGACGCCCCTTTTTCTTTGATTGAAGGGCATCGAATCCTTTTGTTTCAAACTGTTTTCGCCATTGACGTATGGTTGATGGTGCAGCTATGCCGAAGATAGCCGCTGTTTCAAGTGAGGACGTACCGTTTTCAATCATGAAGTTTAGTACGTCTAGTTTAAACTGTGCTGAATAATTTGTATATTGTTTTATAAATGCATTTATGCCTTGAAGCTCGTACTGTTTCACCCATTTTGGAAGCGCGTTATGATCTACTCCTATTGATCGAGTGATTTCACAATAACTTTCTTTCCCTTCCAAATAGCGTAAAGCTGCCTGTAATTTTTCTTCTGCGGTAAATTTCGCCATATAAAAACTGCACCTCCAATTGTTAGATGTGTCTAACAATTGGGGTGCAGTTCAGCTCGGTGCTCGTCGTCTTTTTATAAGTTTGCCATTAATCGTTTCGCTATCATTTGATATTCCTCAGGACCAATTCCCGGCGCAAATTCTTCTGGTAACTCGTTTAAATCTGGAATTTTCGCGCCCTTTGGTGTGCCCTCTTTTACAATAAGAGGCGCGTTCGTCATTGGATGTGGACCTTTCCAAATTTTATCGATATCTTGATAGTCCCCAACATAATTCCATGTAAACAGCACATTGCCGTAGCCGCGCTCCTCATATTTTCTTGCTTGATCGAATACATGATTATCAAGACTTGGAATCGGTAGCATCCTTGTGACATCGAGTCCCGTTGCCATTTCAAGCGCTTTGGCATAGGCAATGATATGCACCCCACCACGTACGAGCAAATAACCAATCATTTCACGTGCGGTTGGATGATCCGTCATTTCAAACACCCTCATTTTATGCGTACGCGCTCCACATTCCAAGAAGAAATTATGCAGCAGGTCGAGCACTAAATTGCCACTTGAAAACACATATTCGCCGTTCCACGGTTTGCCCATTGAATCGACAGGAAGTGCCGTTTGCGCTGCAGCAATAAAACTTTGGGTATTCCGCATATTTTTCGCATTTTGCATAGGTGCAATATTCGGCACACCCGGAAACGAACTGTTCTTACTAAGTAAATTAATCGTATTGGCAACTAACTCAACATGCCCAAATTCCTCTGCCGTAATGCTTGCCACAAGATCATAAAATGGTTTGAGCTTCTTTTTCCCACGGAAGTTAAAAGATTGGTACATATAATTATTAAGCGTCGACATTTCACCAAATTTACCACCAAGTAGTTCCTGAACTGCGCTCGCCGCATTCGCGTCCCCGTATTCTACTTGTGGCAAATCAATTAACAAGCGATTAACTCGTTGAAACAAACTTGCACCCCTCCTACTCACAAAAGCATATGCCAGTAGAAGCTGTGCTATACCTTAGTCTTTACGATTTGCAAACGGTGTAACCCACACAATTTGATCGGTACGAATGTAGAAGGGAGTGCGGCATACATCGAGCAAAATATAATCCGGACAGACAGCTGCTAAAATACCATGCTGTACATGATTCCCTGTTTGTTGGACAGCGACCATTTGCCCTAAATAATGCTGAATGGCATCGAGCCAATAGGCATTTGAAAAATTATTCATTTGTACCAAAAAATCACTCCTTTACTTGCATACCCTACAATATGCACAAAAGGAGTGATTCGTTCGTCTATTATTTTGGTTTTGACTCAACAATGATCGTTACAGGACCATCATTAACTAAAGCAACATCCATCATAGCCCCAAAAATACCGGTTTCCACATGTAAACCATGTGTTGTCAGCTCTTTGTTAAAGGCGTGCCACAGGGGCTCTGCTTGCTCAGGTCGCGCGGCTTCGATAAAGCTCGGACGCTTCCCTTTTTTTGTATCCGCATATAACGTAAATTGTGAAACCGATAAAATTGACCCACCAACTTCATGGATGGCACGGTTCATCTTACCTTCTTCGTCTTCCCAAATACGTAAATCGGCAATTTTTTTTGCGACATATTGAATGTCTTCGATTGTATCGCTATGTGTAATACCTACTAATAAGACATAGCCTTTATCAATAGCACCGGTAATTTGGTCATCAACCGTTACCGATGCATTTTTTGAACGTTGTAATACGACTCGCATAGGGGTCCCCTTCTATCTCTTAATTAATTACGCGCTGTACCGAATAGATATCCGGTAGTTGCTTTATTTTTTCTACGACTTTATGCAGTCCAGAAATATTTGAAATCGCAATCGTTAAATGAATCGTTGCAATCTTATCGCGGTCTGCACGGCCTGTTACAGCTAAAATATTCGTTTTTGCTTCACTTACCGCATGCATGACATCATTTAATACACCTGGGCGGTCATACGCTGAAATTTCAATATCAACTGGGTACTCTTTACGAATTTGCGTTCCAGCATTTTCCCACTCAACTTCAATTAAGCGCTCTACATTTTCGTCTTCTTGAATGTTTGGACAATCTGCGCGGTGGACTGATACGCCTCGCCCTTTT
The sequence above is a segment of the Solibacillus sp. FSL H8-0523 genome. Coding sequences within it:
- a CDS encoding YuzF family protein; translated protein: MNNFSNAYWLDAIQHYLGQMVAVQQTGNHVQHGILAAVCPDYILLDVCRTPFYIRTDQIVWVTPFANRKD
- the dtd gene encoding D-aminoacyl-tRNA deacylase, which translates into the protein MRVVLQRSKNASVTVDDQITGAIDKGYVLLVGITHSDTIEDIQYVAKKIADLRIWEDEEGKMNRAIHEVGGSILSVSQFTLYADTKKGKRPSFIEAARPEQAEPLWHAFNKELTTHGLHVETGIFGAMMDVALVNDGPVTIIVESKPK
- the hisA gene encoding phosphoribosylformimino-5-aminoimidazole carboxamide ribotide isomerase — encoded protein: MQFRPCIDLHDGKVKQIVGSTLGYKDKEVVENFTSEHDASYYASLFQQNKLTGGHVIMLGPGNEQAAIRALQAYPNGLQVGGGITADNANKYIEAGASHVIVTSYIFHDGMLDQARLEKLVAVVGKEKLVIDLSCRKRDDKWFVVTDKWTKFSDFEVNAESIKQIENYCDELLIHAVDVEGKRSGMQEELVRDLAAWTSIPTTYAGGVRSLDDLKKFELIADGKLHVTIGSALSIFGGDLDYHTVVAYCK
- a CDS encoding IS3 family transposase (programmed frameshift) encodes the protein MAKFTAEEKLQAALRYLEGKESYCEITRSIGVDHNALPKWVKQYELQGINAFIKQYTNYSAQFKLDVLNFMIENGTSSLETAAIFGIAAPSTIRQWRKQFETKGFDALQSKKKGRPSMKKETKKQPKQAPVEGSPEALQAEIDRLRMENEYFKKVERLSSSQGNITKEDKVKVIYELRHKYSVKALVAFAEIPRSTYYDLVKKINRPDPDAELKVEIQAIYNEHEGRYGYRRIRDELANRGQKVNHKKVQRLMKALGLKCIVRMKKYKSYKGTVGKIAPNILERNFIAEAPNEKWVTDITEFKLFGEKLYLSPVLDLFNGEIITYTIGSRPTYTLVSEMLERALEHLPEEHQLLMHSDQGWHYQMKQYRHTLQARGIVQSMSRKGNCHDNSVMENFFGIMKSEFLYLKEFENVEQFKEELEKYMSYNTKRIKAKLKLSPVEYRTQFTQAA
- a CDS encoding manganese catalase family protein, producing the protein MFQRVNRLLIDLPQVEYGDANAASAVQELLGGKFGEMSTLNNYMYQSFNFRGKKKLKPFYDLVASITAEEFGHVELVANTINLLSKNSSFPGVPNIAPMQNAKNMRNTQSFIAAAQTALPVDSMGKPWNGEYVFSSGNLVLDLLHNFFLECGARTHKMRVFEMTDHPTAREMIGYLLVRGGVHIIAYAKALEMATGLDVTRMLPIPSLDNHVFDQARKYEERGYGNVLFTWNYVGDYQDIDKIWKGPHPMTNAPLIVKEGTPKGAKIPDLNELPEEFAPGIGPEEYQMIAKRLMANL